In Macaca mulatta isolate MMU2019108-1 chromosome 16, T2T-MMU8v2.0, whole genome shotgun sequence, the sequence ATAGTAAAGGAGGAGGTATTACAGGACCATGGCTTTGCCAACCCATGCCCACTCCTCCAGCTCTCCCCCACAGTTAGTCCTCAAGCCTCAGACACTATACACACAGCCACCTGGCCCATCCCTTAACAGCCCACGATCCACCccagacatgatctcattcatttgcTTCCAAATGAAGGCAGGCCTTCCAATACCCAATGAAAGCAAGGTAGAAGGAAGCCATCAGAGGAGGCTGTGAGCTGCTGCGAGTTTAAGCCCTAACTCTGCTCCCCAAGCCTCGAACCAGCAATCAGCTCTGCCCAACCTAGACAgccccacctcctggcaggaTTAATTCTCAGTAAGCCTTGCATTCTCATCAGATTCCCAAGGGTGGGGTCCATTTGGAGTCCAGAAGCCAGCTATGGCAGAAACACAAGAACGTGAATACACATGCGCACGCGCATGCACACACGAGACCTTGAGGTCCCAGGCTTGCTGCTGTCTGCTCTTGCCCATAGGACTTGGACTCTATGGCTGGAGAAAGGTACACTCAGATTGGGGGGCAGAGTTGAAGGGGCTAAATTGCTCCTGACAGGCACAGGTATGGGATTAGGACAAAAAAGGCTACACAGGCAGGGCTGAGGCCAAGCTCAGGAATGTGGCAGGTAGGGCTGTTGGTGCTCTGGCAGGGCCCATGTGGGCAGGCAGTTCGGCCTGCGCACACACCAGGGCTGGCGCCCAGTCCCGCTCACACCCTTTCCCGTGGGCTGGGGAACACAGGTTCAGAAATTCCCACGATTCCCAGAAGCCTGAGTAGCCCAGCCCATCTCCACGTTGAGAGGCACCTCCACAACAAGGTGCTCAGAAGGGGCACAGCCCCAAGCGGCACAGAAACCAGATTAAGCTTAGCCCCCAGCCCCCATCATCCTAAGCCACCCACTGTCTCTCTGGGTCTTAAAGGCGCTGATCCTCACCCCTGaggcagaagaggaagggagTAGCTCTTTGAATTCATGGTGGGCTCAGGACTTAGGTACATCTACTCCTCCCTATCCTATAAAATTCAGCAAGATCCCTGGGCCCCTGTCCACCTGTAAAGAGTGTCTGCCAACACCCCCATCAAGTCTCCCAAGTGAACCAGAGCCACAGGCTGGGCCTCCCTGAGAAACAAAGCAGTGTCCACGGTCTGATTGGGACAAGCACAGATTCTTGTCTGGGGTGGGGCATGAAGGGGAGAAGGGGAGTCTGATGTTTAAAACCTGAGCTGTTTGTTCCCACATCTGCCAGAGAAATCCGTTGGGTCTCAGTGGGCAGTCAGGGACCAGGAGCTGTGTCCCAGATGACCTAACACTTGGATGCCAAACCAGGGAGCGGCCCAACTTCCAGGACATCATAAGTAGGCAGACCCCTTGCCCACCCCAAGCGTCCTGCCCCACTACCTCACACCAACTCTTTCTTCCAGACAACCCCTACCCTACTCCAGGATCCAAAACCACCTCCCACATCCAGCCAAGACAGCTGGGCTAGGATGAATGAAGGAAACGGGCTGCATCTCACCCTACAAGCTCAGGGCTGAGCCTGGGGAAGTAGGGCGGAAACCCCAAACTCTGgcaaagggtgggaggaggaggacagaCAAGTGAGGGGCACATGGTACAATGCAATGCTCCAAAGGCCATAGGTTCACAATGTTACCCTGTAGCGATCTTGTCGCTCGAACAACTCCCTCAAAATTATTGGGGAGTCAGGTGTCCCTTGGAGACCCTCTCTGGAACCTGGACTCCAGTACCACCATGCAACCCCCTCCCAACACACCTGCTCTGGCCCCAGGCCAGGGCACCCCCTAGGTCATAGGTGACAGGGTCAAGCAGTGTGAACCAAGTCTTGGGAGTCTGAGATTGTTTCACTCTACCtcaacaacctcatcaaaaagttacaaaccggccaggcacggtggctcacgcctgtaatcccagcactttgggaggccaaggcgggcggatcacctgaggtcaggagttccagaccagcctgatcaaaatggagaaaccctgtctctactaaaaaaaatacaaaattggccaggcatagtggtgcatgcctgtaatcccagctactcaggcggctgaggcaggagaattacttgaacccggaggcagaggttgtggtgagccaagattgcgccactgcactccagcctaggcaataagagtgaaattgcgtctcaaaaaaaaaaaaaaaaaagttacaagccAAGACATCCCACCCAAAGGTCAAAGGTACTAGGGACTTATCTTGACCCTTCCTGACCATGGCCACAGCCTACCACTTTTCTCAGCCTCCGAGAGCTTCTGTTGCCTAGTGCCTCCCTCAAGCTATGCCAACAGAAACCCAGAAGGATCAGAGCCATGAAGGGTGGCAGAGTCAGATGTCCAGGCCCCAAACCAGGGAAAGGGGGAGGGTgacagggaaggaaaaaaggcacCAGGCTGACAAATTCATTTTTGCAATCGGCCCATTTCTGTTTGTCTGCTCAGACGCAGCTCCAGGCATCTGCACAAGCCAGATGGAGGAGGCTgctatttctagaaaaaaaaaaaaaaaaaaaaagagggggggtggtgagaggggaggaagggaggaggcggaggcagagggCAGAAGACAGGGTCTGTTTGCCCTAAAACCTCAGGCAGAATGATACCCTCTTCCCAGCACTACCAGACAGGGTCCCCATTCAAGaaagggctggggctgggcctggggtgaggtgggatggggaagaagaaaggcagagaaagTTTAATTAGCTAAAGTCGGCTACAATAGGCCCCCTCACCGGCTGCATCAGGTTTTCATTCATGAGCAAGCTACAGTGCTCCAAAAATGCCAAGAACCACCCCCCCCTTGctgtctccccctccccccaccaccgCCACCAACAGGAGTGCGTCCTCTAGCAGGCTGGCTGAGCCTGATGCTGTGTTCCAGACATCCCTCCTCAAAGGGATGTGAGTAGGAAGAATTAATTATTAAAGAGCAGCTGGTACTTCAGCACCGACCGCGCTACCCCCAGCTCCTATAGCTGATTCCCCTCCCCCACTATGCGGGAACACAAATGACACCCCCCAACATTCCCAGGCCCCATTTCTAAACACACAGTTAAGATGCCACCCCTAGAGAAGGGAAAGCAAACCTTTGTCTCTGCAGCTACTTGGGGTGGGTGGGGCATGTGAAACTGCTGCCCCCCTCCAAATTACACGATCCAGCCAAAGTAGGAGGATATACTGGAGAAGAAGGGGAGGCTGGCACAGAACTAACATTTCCTCCATCCTTGCCCCCAAGTAACCCGCACCTGAGATCTGTCTCTCTGGTCTCCGGCATGCCCACATTCCCAGGACAGAGTGGAGATGCTGGGAGCCCATTTCTCTAACTCAGAGAGACCCCTACTGCATTGTCAAGAAAGCCCAGATCCAAGTTCAAGTGAAGAGAAGGCAAAGAGAGGAgtcaagaaaagaggaaggagacaAACCAAGATCTCCCCAAGCTTTGTGTttaggaagggagaggaaggagggaagactGGAATGAAGAAGCAGGCAGTCCCCAACATGGCTCATCCACCATCCAGCCCAGCCAGCccagccagcccagcccagcccagcatcTCAACAGCCAGCATCGGCTCAGGGTGCCTAggacttgggagactgaagacCATCCCTGCCTGCCTACATCCTCCGAACCTAAGAGGAGGCCGAAGGCAGGACCCAGACCCAGACTGCAATCCTGCAAAGCAATCTGGCCAGGGGTCCCTCTGACCAAGACTCCTGGATCTCACCCTCCCCCCAACCTCCTTTTGTTCCCATAATCTAGCTCCATCCTCCCCTCCCAGTTGGACACTGAACCAAATCATCACCACCTACCCAAGCTCCAAATCTAATTCCAGGTCCCAAAAGCATGGTAGTCACTGACAAGAGTGATGGGTCCCTTTTGCACCCTCCTAAAAGCAACTGCAGCTGTTACCTTTCCTCTTTAGGGACACACCTCATCTCAGAAGGGGTATCAGTCAGGGATATCAGGTGGTTATCTCCTCTCCCAAAGGAAGCACCCAACCTCTCCACTCCAACAGCCCCCACCAGGCTCCCAGATTAATTAATTACACCCAGCCACTTCTCATCTTCCCCAGGGCCCCAGGGAAGGGTGGGGTGGAGAAGGTGACTCCCCCAAGTTAACAAGACACTGGTAGTGCTCCCGCTTCCTTGAGATACAGACCCGGGATGAAAAATGGGGGGCATCCACCCCAGACAagaaggggttgggggagagCTCCATTTCATCTCCTCGCTCTCGTATCCTGGCTCCAGGGTGTCAGACAGGAGAAGAGGGTGGAAACAAACGCAGTAACGCCTCAGAGGGGACGGGGTGAGAATAATGGAGAGAGAAGTAAGGTGGACTCCGCAGTCCCCCTCCTCATGCACACAAGTCAAGGGCATAAAATCAAGGATGCGTTCGTAGCTATGGGAAGAAGCGCTGTGGGTGGGCAGCACACCTCACCTCAGAGTACCAAGAAAGGGGTGTCCAGCGAAGAGGGGTCTGCACAGAATCCGGGTGCAGGGCTCAAATGGCTCTGCAACGCAACATGCGCCGCCAGGGAAGGGACAAATCTGACAACCCCGCCCGGTCTCCGAGCCATTTGGGGGCGCGGGAAGGCGGGCCCCTCCCTTACCTGCAGGGAAGGCGCCCCTgtctgggaggggcagggaggggcgcGCGCAGCAACCCCGATGCCCAGCTCCCGGGCTGGCGACGCTCCCGGGGAGCGCCGGCTGGCACCCGggcccaggaggaaggaaggggggcGCGGAGCTCGGCGCGCGCGCTGGGAGCCTACGGACAGAGACGGAAGGCGAAGGGGGCGCCGCCTCGCGTCCCGGGGGCCGGGAAGACGGGGTCTGGGCCGGGGCGGCGCGCTCACCCGCTGCGGCTCGAGCTCCGgcttcgcgggcggcggcggcagcagcggcggcggcagcgACGGCAGCGCCTCCTCGACGGCTCCTCCATCTTTGCGGCGGCTCCTCCGGCTCCGCTCGCCGCCGCCACCAACAACAACATTCGGAGACGTCACTCCCGTCACGTGACCCGACCCGAAGCTAAAAATAGACCCAGACCCCCCCTCCCGCCCCATCCCCGCAGCCACCACCAACCCCTCCCCTGCCTCTCGGCCCTCCCCGCCGGGCGGGGCCAGCGACGCCATCGTGACAGCTCCTTAAAGGGCCAGTGCCCAGCATAGAGTTGGGCTGAGACGggatggaagggaagggaaaggaaccCAGCGAGTAAGAGTGGAAGGGTCGTTGCAGGGGCCGAGTGTGGATGCTGGGACTCAACCTTTGGGTTGTACAAGTTTCCTCCTTGCGCTTCCCGGACTTCCTTTTCAAACCGTGGATGGTGCAATCGTTGCCTGCCTAAGCTGCTCCCCTAACACGCCCTCCCGCGGTCGGGGAGGGGACCTGGGGATGAATTCCCAGGGGCTGGGAGTGCCACCGCAGCTGCTGCAGCGGGGCCTGGCTGGGTGTTGATGGTTCGGACAGGTCTCGAACTCGCCATCTCTGACCGCACACACTGCATCCGTGCCAGGGAAAGAAAAGCCTGGGAAAGGCCAGGGTATGGCTGTAACAGTCCAAGGCCTTCAAAAAGGCAGACCAGCAGACCAGGAGCCGGAAAGACTTCCCTGACTTTGGTGCTATCCACGTCACATCTCCCCTTGGTACACAGTATGAACATGTTGAATTAGACCTAGACAATTTGTcaatgacccagcaattccactaacAAAAATGTATTCCAAAAAAATAAACGTTGTTATGTTAAAAAATGAACATGAGATCGTGTGTAATGAtgtgaaaagttgaaaacaacCGAAATATCCATCAATAGGGAATTGGCAAACCAAGCAGGAGACATTGATTCAGTAAAATATTATCCAGATATTAAAAGTTTCATAGGGGACgggacttggtggctcatgcccgtaatcccagcgctttgggaggctgaagcaggcggatcacctgaggtcaggagttcaagaccagcctggccaatatggtaaaacctcgtctctactaaaaatacaaaaaattagccggacagggtggcaggcacctgtaatcccctgtactcaggaggctgaggcagtagaatcgtttgaacccaggaggcagaggttgcagtgagccaagattgtgccattgcactccagcctgggcaacaagaatgaaactctgcctcaaaacaaacaagcaaacaaaaaagttttataGGGGCCAGGCTCattggctcgtgcctgtaatcaatcccagcatttgggaagctgaggcgggaggaatacttgagcccaggagttcaagaccagcctgagcaacatgcaagacactgtctctatttttaaaaagaagaggccaggcgcggtggctcacgcctgtaatcctagcactttgggaggccgaggtggtccgatcacgaggtcaggagatcgagaccagcctggctaacatggtgaaaccccgtctctactaaaaatacaaaaaaaaaaaaaaaaaaaaaagacgggggtggtggtgggcgcctgtagtcccagctactcaggaggctgtgtcccagctactcaggaggctgtggcaggagaatggcgtgaacccgggaggcagaggttgcagtgaggggagatcatgccgctgtactccagcctgggcaacagagtgagactctgtctcaaaaaaaataaaaataaaaaataaaaaagaagaataaaaattgtatagGTCTACACCGACCTGAAAAGATGCCCATGATATATTGTTTTCTTGGAAATCAGGACTCAAGCAAGCATTACTGAATTGTTCCattattataaaaacaacaaactaGATTCATATGCCTGAGTATATGTGTATATCAAAAAGCCTggccagaggccgggcgcggtggctcaagcctgtaatcccagcactttgggaggccgaggtgggcggatcacaaggtcaggagatcgagaccacagtgaaaccccgtctctactaaaaatacaaaaaattagccgggcgcggtggcgggcgcctgtagtcccagctactcaggaggctgaggcaggagaatggcgggaacccgggaggcggagcttgcagtgagccgagatcgcgccactgcactccagcctgggcaacagcgtgagactctgtctcaaaaaaaaaaaaaaaaaaaaaaaaaaaaaaaaaagcctggccaGGGGCCAGACCTGTGTTCACGCTGtggggctaaggtgggaagatagcttgagcccgaGAGATGAGCTAAgtacacaccactgcactccagcctgggtgaaaaagtgagatcctgtctcaaaaaaaaaaaaaaagccaaaccaggcatggtggaatggtggcacatgcctatagtcctacctacttgggaggctcaaaAGGGAGAATTCATTgaccctaggagttcaaggccagccggggcaacatagagagactcacacctgtaatcccagcactttgggaggccaaggcgggcagatcacgaggtcaggagatcgagaccatcttggctaatacggtgaaaccccatctctactaaaaatacaaaaaattagtcgggcgtgatggcacacgcctgtggtcccagctactcaggaggctgaggcaggacaatcgcttgaacccaggaggtggaggttgcaatgagccgagatcgcaccactgcactccagcctggtgacagagcgagactcagtctaaaaaagaaaaaaaagaaagaaaacaaaaaaaaagtctaaaagaaTAAATACCAGAATGtttgtctttacttttttgtcttatttatttattttgagacagagtctcattgtgtctcccaggctacaatgcagtggcacagtcatagctcagtataaccttgaacttctgagtccaagcaatcctcccacctcaacctcccaggtagctggcacTACAGCTGCACGCCATTAcatccatctaattttttttttcagggtctcgccatgtcacccaggctggagtgcaatggcaccatcacagctcactgaagcctcgatttcccaggctccagcgatcctcctgcctcagcctccgagtagctgggaccacagctacacgccactacgcccagctaatttttgtattttttttagagatggggtttccctgtgttgcccaggctagacgactttttttttttttttttttttttgagatgcagtctcgctctgtcacacaggctggagtacagtggggcgaccttggctcattgcaacctctgcctccagggttcaagcgattctcctgcctcagcctccagagtagctgggattacaggtgcaggccaacatgcccggctaatttttgtagttttagcagagatggggtttcaccatgttggtcaggctagtctcaaactcctgacctcgtgatccgcccatctcagcctcccaaagcgctgggattataggcatgagccactgcgcccggtctagGCAAGTCTTAtgctcctggactcaaatgatccacacatttcagcctctcaaaatgctgggattacaggagtgagccaccacacctggccactccaGGGGATTTTTACTGCAGCTGGTCCTTTCCTCATATTTgcggggggaaaaaaagagaaacatccAAAATTTCTGCGTGATCTGATCCCTGCCCACGTCAcctctctttgctagctttctgTACTCCTGCCATGTGACTTTCTCTCAAACAATGTGCTCTCTGctcttcagggcctttgcacaggctgttttttatctttctagaatgcctccctcccttcttctctttacCTGGCTAACTCCTACTCATTCATcagagtgctttttttttcttttttcttttttctttttttttttgagccagggtttcactcttattgctgaggctggagtgcaatggcacgatctcagctcactgcaacatccgtctcctgggtttagtgagtctcctccctcagcctcccaagtagctgggattacaggcacctgccaccatgcccggctaattttgtatttttagtagagatggggtttttccatgttggtcaggctggtctcaaactcctgacctcaggtgatccacctgcctcagcctcccaaagtgctgggattacaggcctgagccaccgcaccaggccatcAGAGCTCATTTAAATAACACTGAAAGAGGTCTTTCTTGGTTCTTTAATTAGAATAGATCCCCTTGTTATATATGCTTTCATCAACCCTGCTAACAATGTGTAAATACATATCTATTTATGGCATTATGCTTCATTGTCCATCTTGTCCTCTAAATTacaaatttctttattattattattattttttgagacagtcttgaactgtcacccaggctggagtgcagtggcacaatcgggGCTCACTCCCAGGTTTaactgattcttgtgcctcagccaccaaaatagctgggattacaggcgtgtgccaccatgcccagctaatttttgtatttttagtagagactgggtttcaccatgttggccaggctggtcttgaactcctgacctcaggtgatccacccaccccagcctcccaaagtgctgggattacaggggtgagccaccacgccccgctttAAACTATAATGAAattggcctcagcctctcaaagaactgggattacaggcatgagccaccacacccagacaacTATAAGCTTCTTGAACACAGAAACTATACATCTTCGGGCAGTACAGTGCctggaacaaaaaaagaatgagcatgTGTGGAATgagatgaatgagtgaatgttaaaagattaaaatatatacatatatatatatatatatatttttttttttttttttttgagacagcgtctcactctgtcacccaggctggagtgcagtggcgcaatctcggctcacagaaagctccgcctcccgggttcaggccattctcctgcctcagcctcccgagtagctgggactacaggcacccaccatcacgcctggctgattttttgtatttttagtagaaacagggtttcatcatgttagccaggatgttctcgatgtcctgaccttgtgatccacccgcctcggcctcccaaagtgctgcaatttcaggaaaagattaaaatatcTAGCTGAGCACCTTCCACCTGGACAATGGACTCTGTGCAGAAATGGCACCCCATGGAGTCACCCACATCACTCCAAGATAGgggtcctcctgcctccttcctgtAATGATGGCATcatctatttgttttgttttgttttgttttgtttgaaacagagtcttgctctgtcatccagactagagtgctgtggtgcaatctcaggtcactgcaacctctgcctcctaaattcaagcaattctctggcctcagtctcctgagtagctgggattacaggtatgcaccaccatgtccggttaatttttttgtattttttaagtaaagacaggctttcaccatcttggcc encodes:
- the LOC144335758 gene encoding uncharacterized protein LOC144335758 isoform X2: MASLAPPGGEGREAGEGLVVAAGMGREGGSGSIFSFGSGHVTGVTSPNVVVGGGGERSRRSRRKDGGAVEEALPSLPPPLLPPPPAKPELEPQRVSAPPRPRPRLPGPRDARRRPLRLPSLSVGSQRARRAPRPPSFLLGPGASRRSPGASPARELGIGVAARAPPCPSQTGAPSLQGCRSECLTASPRRMASDGH
- the LOC144335758 gene encoding uncharacterized protein LOC144335758 isoform X1; amino-acid sequence: MASLAPPGGEGREAGEGLVVAAGMGREGGSGSIFSFGSGHVTGVTSPNVVVGGGGERSRRSRRKDGGAVEEALPSLPPPLLPPPPAKPELEPQRVSAPPRPRPRLPGPRDARRRPLRLPSLSVGSQRARRAPRPPSFLLGPGASRRSPGASPARELGIGVAARAPPCPSQTGAPSLQVREGPAFPRPQMARRPGGVVRFVPSLAAHVALQSHLSPAPGFCADPSSLDTPFLVL